One Marinibacterium anthonyi genomic region harbors:
- the abgB gene encoding p-aminobenzoyl-glutamate hydrolase subunit B: protein MSNASSSNAHPIWSLVEAAAPRLVDLSHKVWATPETCYAERQSVAAHAEELRAQGFDVTETPAGIPTAVIGEAGSGGPVIAFLGEFDALAGLSQQADVDEQAPLEDGANGHGCGHNLLGSASMLAAVAVRDWLKETGTPGTVRYYGCPAEEGGAGKTFMVRDGLFSDVDIAITWHPNSLPIILKGSSLANTRVDYTFTGRAAHAAGAPHLGRSALDAMELMNIGVNYLREHMPDSARVHYAIIDGGGISPNVVQSRAKVRYVIRSETVPEMLNLIERVNKVADGAALMTETSVTKEVLAAVSNLVPNRPLWEAMQKNYETLGPVPFDAEDEEYAARFQATLSPEDIANAWRSAGLTARPGKILADFVPPADAPAVPLGGSSDVADVSWVVPTVQLMDATSAIGTQLHSWQMVAQGKSSPSAKGMIHAAQVMAMTGVDVILDAGLREQAWADLRARGGAEGYICPLTAEAVPPVKAMAAE from the coding sequence ATGTCGAACGCCTCGTCCTCGAACGCCCATCCGATCTGGTCCCTGGTCGAGGCGGCCGCGCCGCGCCTCGTCGACCTGTCCCACAAGGTCTGGGCCACGCCCGAAACCTGTTATGCCGAACGCCAGTCAGTGGCCGCCCATGCCGAGGAACTGCGCGCCCAGGGCTTCGACGTCACCGAGACCCCCGCCGGCATCCCCACCGCCGTCATCGGCGAGGCGGGATCGGGCGGGCCGGTCATCGCCTTCCTGGGCGAATTCGACGCGCTTGCGGGGCTGTCGCAGCAGGCCGACGTCGACGAACAGGCGCCGCTGGAAGACGGGGCCAACGGCCATGGCTGCGGTCACAACCTGCTGGGCTCGGCGTCGATGCTGGCCGCCGTTGCCGTGCGTGACTGGCTGAAGGAGACCGGCACGCCCGGCACCGTGCGCTATTATGGCTGTCCGGCGGAAGAGGGCGGCGCAGGCAAGACGTTCATGGTGCGCGACGGGCTGTTTTCCGACGTGGACATCGCCATCACCTGGCACCCGAATTCGCTGCCGATCATCCTGAAGGGATCGTCGCTGGCCAACACGCGCGTCGATTACACCTTTACCGGGCGGGCCGCCCATGCCGCCGGCGCGCCGCACCTGGGCCGGTCCGCGCTGGACGCGATGGAGCTGATGAACATCGGCGTGAACTACCTGCGCGAACACATGCCCGACAGCGCCCGCGTTCATTACGCGATCATCGACGGCGGCGGGATTTCCCCCAACGTGGTCCAGTCGCGCGCCAAGGTCCGTTACGTGATCCGGTCCGAAACCGTGCCGGAAATGCTGAACCTGATCGAGCGGGTCAACAAGGTCGCCGACGGCGCCGCGCTGATGACCGAGACGTCGGTGACCAAGGAGGTCCTTGCCGCCGTGTCGAACCTGGTGCCCAACCGGCCCCTGTGGGAGGCGATGCAGAAGAATTACGAGACCCTGGGCCCCGTCCCCTTCGATGCCGAGGACGAGGAATATGCCGCCCGCTTCCAGGCCACGCTGTCGCCCGAGGATATCGCCAACGCCTGGCGCAGCGCGGGTCTGACGGCGCGACCGGGCAAGATCCTGGCCGATTTCGTGCCCCCCGCCGACGCGCCCGCCGTGCCGCTGGGCGGGTCGTCTGATGTGGCGGATGTGTCCTGGGTGGTGCCGACGGTGCAGCTGATGGATGCGACGTCGGCCATCGGGACGCAGCTGCATTCCTGGCAGATGGTCGCGCAGGGCAAGAGCAGCCCGTCCGCCAAGGGGATGATCCATGCCGCGCAGGTGATGGCGATGACCGGGGTGGACGTGATCCTGGATGCCGGGCTGAGGGAACAGGCCTGGGCCGATCTGCGCGCCCGGGGCGGGGCCGAAGGGTATATCTGTCCGCTGACCGCCGAGGCGGTGCCGCCGGTCAAGGCGATGGCCGCCGAATAA
- the atsA_1 gene encoding Arylsulfatase precursor — translation MRKLIINTVATVALLSSPALSQETDRPNILVIWGDDVGMWNISAYHRGMMAGETPNIDRIAADGMLFMDHYAQASCTAGRAAFITGQYPLRVGLSTVGLPGAPQGLSTEDPTLAEMLKPLGYRTGQFGKNHLGDRDEHLPTNHGFDEFFGILYHLNAGEYLEQPDYPAQAFEDAGLAQRGMIHSFATEDGGQQIEDLGPFGQEVQRHLDQDVLEESKRFITEAVEADAPFFVWHNTTRMHYRTNLDDHYDGISGTGNVYADGMVELDDDVGELLALLDELGVADNTMVMFSTDNGAASNSWPDGGNQPFRGEKGVGGYEGGFKVPMMVKWPGLIPAGTTTGELMTMEDWIPTIMSQLGEPDLKAQLLEGTEIGDKSFRVHLDGYDQAPILTQSGPSNRQEFFFFTETTFHGLRFGEWKFLFTNQDRWFNGQQYEMTSPLITRLDLDPFERFHEARGFDEWQENRSWAIGPALGLVNQFVASFEDFPPRIASFSTSVEDMSNQIMQAAPPPQ, via the coding sequence ATGCGTAAGTTAATCATCAACACCGTTGCAACCGTCGCGCTCTTGTCGTCACCCGCCCTGTCCCAGGAAACGGACAGGCCCAATATCCTGGTGATCTGGGGCGATGATGTCGGCATGTGGAACATCTCGGCCTATCATCGGGGCATGATGGCGGGCGAGACACCCAACATCGACCGTATCGCCGCAGATGGCATGTTGTTCATGGATCATTATGCGCAGGCGTCCTGCACCGCCGGGCGCGCGGCCTTCATCACCGGGCAGTATCCGCTGCGGGTCGGTCTGTCGACGGTGGGGTTGCCGGGCGCGCCACAGGGCCTGTCGACCGAGGACCCGACGCTGGCCGAAATGCTGAAGCCGCTGGGGTATCGCACGGGCCAGTTCGGCAAGAACCACCTGGGAGACCGGGATGAACACCTGCCGACGAACCACGGTTTCGACGAGTTCTTCGGCATTCTCTACCACCTGAACGCCGGCGAATACCTGGAACAGCCGGATTATCCCGCGCAGGCCTTCGAAGACGCGGGTTTGGCACAGCGTGGCATGATCCACAGTTTCGCCACCGAGGACGGCGGCCAGCAGATCGAAGACCTGGGCCCCTTCGGGCAGGAGGTGCAGCGCCACCTGGACCAGGACGTTCTGGAGGAAAGCAAGCGGTTCATCACCGAGGCGGTCGAGGCCGACGCGCCCTTCTTTGTCTGGCACAACACCACGCGGATGCATTACCGCACCAACCTGGACGATCATTACGACGGGATCTCAGGCACCGGGAACGTCTATGCCGACGGCATGGTCGAGCTGGACGATGACGTGGGCGAGCTGCTGGCGCTGCTGGACGAGCTGGGCGTGGCCGACAACACGATGGTGATGTTCTCGACCGACAACGGGGCGGCGTCGAATTCCTGGCCCGATGGCGGCAATCAGCCGTTCCGGGGCGAAAAGGGCGTCGGCGGGTACGAGGGCGGCTTCAAGGTGCCGATGATGGTCAAGTGGCCCGGCCTTATTCCCGCAGGCACCACCACCGGCGAACTGATGACCATGGAGGACTGGATCCCCACGATCATGAGCCAGCTGGGCGAGCCGGATCTGAAGGCGCAGCTTCTGGAAGGCACCGAGATCGGCGACAAGTCCTTCAGGGTGCACCTGGACGGCTACGACCAGGCGCCCATCCTCACGCAGAGCGGCCCGTCCAACCGGCAGGAATTCTTCTTTTTCACCGAGACGACATTCCACGGGTTGCGCTTTGGTGAATGGAAGTTCCTGTTCACCAACCAGGACCGGTGGTTCAACGGTCAGCAATACGAGATGACCTCGCCGTTGATCACGCGGCTGGACCTGGACCCGTTCGAAAGGTTCCACGAGGCGCGCGGCTTTGACGAATGGCAGGAGAACCGGTCCTGGGCGATCGGCCCGGCGCTGGGCCTGGTGAACCAGTTCGTGGCGTCCTTCGAGGACTTCCCGCCGCGGATCGCGAGCTTCTCGACCTCGGTCGAGGACATGTCGAACCAGATCATGCAGGCAGCGCCGCCGCCGCAGTGA
- the lplA gene encoding putative lipoate-protein ligase A yields the protein MSTPMHGEYKVPGGKLVVADLEVVDGKLADVRISGDFFLEPAEAIADIAAALNGLPADATSEDIVAALDQGLPRGTALVGFSVESIAIAIRRALGVARTWRDFEWQIVDTGPVPPAMHLALDEVLSRAVAKGSRAPTLRFWQWDRPAIIIGNFQSLKNEVDMDACRDHGVTVVRRVTGGGAMFVEPGSTITYSLYAPAELVEGMDFAASYAFLDNWVLQALNDVGIEAYYKPLNDIASPKGKIGGAAQKRYGAGAVLHHATMAYDMDGAKMEQVLRIGREKISDKGIASAAKRVDPVRSQTGMSREEVTERMIATFTRLNGGAPGHVTPEEWGEAEKLVAEKFATEAWLTNVP from the coding sequence ATGAGCACCCCGATGCATGGCGAATACAAGGTGCCCGGCGGCAAGCTGGTGGTCGCGGACCTGGAGGTCGTGGACGGCAAGCTGGCCGATGTCCGCATCTCGGGCGACTTCTTTCTTGAACCGGCCGAGGCGATTGCCGACATCGCCGCGGCGCTGAACGGGTTGCCCGCCGATGCCACGTCCGAGGATATCGTCGCGGCGCTGGACCAGGGGCTGCCCAGGGGCACCGCGCTGGTGGGGTTCAGCGTCGAAAGCATCGCCATCGCGATCCGCCGCGCGCTGGGCGTCGCGCGGACCTGGCGGGATTTCGAATGGCAGATCGTCGACACCGGCCCGGTGCCGCCCGCCATGCACCTGGCGCTGGACGAGGTCCTGTCGCGCGCCGTCGCGAAAGGCAGCCGGGCGCCGACGCTCAGGTTCTGGCAATGGGACCGGCCCGCGATCATCATCGGCAATTTCCAGTCGCTGAAGAACGAGGTCGACATGGACGCCTGCCGCGACCACGGCGTCACCGTGGTGCGCCGGGTCACCGGGGGCGGCGCGATGTTCGTCGAACCGGGATCGACCATCACCTATTCGCTGTATGCCCCGGCCGAGCTGGTCGAGGGCATGGATTTCGCCGCGTCCTATGCCTTTCTGGACAACTGGGTGCTGCAGGCGCTGAACGATGTGGGGATCGAGGCCTATTACAAGCCGCTGAACGACATCGCCTCGCCCAAGGGCAAGATCGGCGGGGCGGCGCAGAAACGCTACGGCGCGGGCGCGGTGCTGCACCATGCCACGATGGCCTACGACATGGACGGCGCGAAGATGGAGCAGGTGCTGCGGATCGGGCGCGAGAAGATTTCCGACAAGGGCATTGCCTCGGCCGCCAAGCGGGTCGATCCGGTGCGCAGCCAGACCGGCATGTCGCGCGAAGAGGTGACGGAGCGGATGATCGCGACGTTTACCCGGCTGAACGGCGGTGCGCCGGGCCATGTCACGCCCGAGGAATGGGGCGAGGCCGAAAAGCTGGTGGCCGAGAAATTCGCGACCGAGGCCTGGCTGACCAATGTGCCCTGA
- the rluA gene encoding Ribosomal large subunit pseudouridine synthase A — MACHRGARGAKPGAMTSAPELTDYAPPDGPLTILHDDHELLVLDKPAGLLSVPGKGEHLADCLLSRLQAAFPEALLVHRLDRDTSGVMVFARSPHAQRHLGLQFEKRMTKKTYVARVWGRLEPRTGTVDLPLIVDWPNRPLQMVCHETGKQAVTDWRVQRYDGDTTRVRLMPKTGRSHQLRVHMLALGHPILGDPFYAQGPARDAPRMMLHAEELRLKHPDGGRSMSFRSTPDF, encoded by the coding sequence ATGGCTTGCCATCGGGGGGCGCGCGGGGCTAAGCCCGGGGCCATGACCTCTGCGCCCGAACTTACCGATTACGCGCCGCCCGACGGGCCGCTGACCATCCTGCATGACGACCATGAACTGCTGGTGCTGGACAAGCCCGCCGGGTTGCTTTCGGTGCCGGGCAAGGGCGAACACCTGGCCGATTGCCTGCTGAGCCGCCTGCAGGCGGCGTTCCCCGAGGCGCTTCTGGTGCATCGGCTGGACCGGGATACATCCGGCGTGATGGTCTTTGCCCGGTCGCCGCATGCGCAGCGCCACCTGGGCCTGCAGTTCGAAAAGCGGATGACGAAAAAGACCTATGTCGCGCGGGTCTGGGGCAGGCTGGAACCCAGGACGGGCACGGTCGACCTGCCGCTTATCGTGGACTGGCCGAACCGGCCGTTGCAGATGGTCTGCCACGAAACCGGCAAGCAGGCGGTGACCGACTGGCGGGTCCAGCGCTACGACGGCGACACGACACGGGTCAGGCTGATGCCCAAGACGGGGCGGTCGCACCAGCTGCGGGTGCACATGCTGGCGCTTGGCCATCCGATCCTGGGCGATCCGTTCTATGCGCAAGGGCCGGCGCGCGACGCGCCCCGGATGATGCTGCACGCCGAAGAGCTGCGGCTGAAACATCCCGACGGCGGGCGGTCGATGAGCTTTCGGTCCACACCGGACTTTTAA
- a CDS encoding hypothetical protein (putative conserved protein), whose translation MGMPAARVSDMHVCPMITPGVPPIPHVGGPIIPPCSVTVLTVGLPQARLSDMATCVGPPDVLVKCSMTVLVNNLPAARIGDMTAHGGSIVVGAPTVLIGG comes from the coding sequence ATGGGTATGCCGGCCGCCCGCGTGTCCGATATGCATGTCTGCCCGATGATTACGCCGGGCGTCCCCCCGATCCCCCATGTGGGCGGACCGATCATTCCTCCCTGTTCCGTCACCGTCCTGACCGTCGGCCTGCCCCAGGCCCGTCTGTCCGACATGGCCACCTGCGTGGGCCCGCCGGATGTTCTGGTGAAGTGTTCCATGACCGTGCTGGTCAACAACCTGCCCGCCGCGCGGATCGGGGACATGACCGCGCACGGCGGATCCATCGTCGTGGGTGCGCCGACCGTTCTGATCGGCGGGTGA
- the ald_1 gene encoding 3-succinoylsemialdehyde-pyridine dehydrogenase: MIEKRQFYINGQWVDPVAPKDHQVIDPSTEEPCAVISLGDQADTDAAVAAAKAALPGWMATPAAERIALVEKLLEIYQERLEELAQATSVEMGAPIDMARQQQVTAGTWHLSNFIKAAKEFKFEKPLGEHAPNDRIILEAVGVCALITPWNWPENQITLKFGAAAIAGCTMVLKPSEESPLNAMVFAQMVHDAGFPAGVFNLVNGDGTGVGTQLSGHPDVDMVSFTGSTRAGTAISKNAADTLKKVHLELGGKGANLVFADADEKAVQRGVRHMMNNTGQSCNAPSRMLVQKDIYDMAVETAAEVANSITVGPASQEGKHIGPVVNATQWGKIQDLIQAGIDEGARLVAGGTGRPDGLNKGFFVKPTVFADVNNQMTIARTEIFGPVLSIIPFDTEEEAVEIANDTVYGLTNYIQSTDTDRTARVARQLRSGMVEINGKSRGAGSPFGGMKQSGNGREGGAYGIEDFLEIKAVSGWAAE, encoded by the coding sequence ATGATCGAAAAGCGTCAGTTCTACATCAACGGCCAGTGGGTCGACCCGGTTGCGCCGAAGGATCACCAGGTCATCGATCCCTCGACCGAAGAGCCCTGCGCGGTGATTTCGCTGGGCGATCAGGCCGACACCGACGCCGCCGTTGCCGCCGCCAAGGCCGCCCTGCCCGGCTGGATGGCCACGCCCGCAGCCGAGCGCATCGCGCTGGTGGAAAAACTGCTCGAGATCTACCAGGAGCGGCTCGAGGAGCTGGCCCAGGCGACTTCGGTCGAGATGGGCGCACCGATCGACATGGCCCGCCAGCAGCAGGTCACGGCCGGAACATGGCACCTGAGCAATTTCATCAAGGCCGCCAAGGAGTTCAAGTTCGAGAAACCCCTGGGCGAGCATGCGCCCAACGACCGGATCATCCTGGAAGCGGTCGGCGTCTGCGCGCTGATCACGCCGTGGAACTGGCCGGAAAACCAGATCACGCTGAAATTCGGCGCCGCCGCCATTGCCGGCTGCACCATGGTGCTGAAACCGTCCGAAGAAAGCCCGCTGAACGCGATGGTCTTCGCCCAGATGGTGCATGACGCGGGGTTCCCCGCCGGTGTCTTCAACCTGGTCAACGGCGACGGCACCGGCGTCGGCACGCAGCTGTCGGGCCATCCGGACGTGGACATGGTCAGCTTCACCGGCTCGACCCGCGCCGGCACCGCGATCTCCAAGAACGCGGCCGACACGCTGAAGAAGGTCCACCTGGAACTGGGCGGCAAAGGGGCAAATCTGGTCTTTGCCGATGCCGATGAAAAGGCGGTCCAGCGCGGCGTGCGCCACATGATGAACAACACCGGCCAGTCCTGCAACGCGCCCTCGCGGATGCTGGTGCAGAAGGACATCTACGACATGGCCGTCGAAACCGCGGCCGAGGTCGCCAATTCGATCACCGTCGGCCCCGCCAGCCAGGAAGGCAAGCACATCGGCCCGGTGGTCAACGCGACCCAGTGGGGCAAGATCCAGGACCTGATCCAGGCCGGCATCGACGAGGGCGCACGCCTGGTCGCCGGTGGCACGGGCCGTCCGGACGGTCTGAACAAGGGCTTTTTCGTCAAGCCCACGGTCTTTGCCGACGTCAACAACCAGATGACCATCGCCCGGACCGAGATCTTCGGCCCCGTGCTGTCGATCATCCCGTTCGACACCGAGGAAGAGGCCGTCGAGATCGCCAACGACACGGTCTACGGCCTGACCAACTATATCCAGTCCACGGATACCGACCGCACCGCCCGCGTCGCGCGCCAGCTGCGGTCCGGCATGGTCGAGATCAACGGCAAGTCGCGGGGCGCCGGGTCGCCCTTTGGTGGCATGAAGCAATCCGGCAACGGTCGCGAAGGCGGCGCTTACGGGATCGAGGATTTCCTCGAGATCAAGGCCGTCTCGGGTTGGGCCGCCGAATAG
- the tsaA gene encoding putative peroxiredoxin yields MGLRINDTVPNFTAETDQGTITFHDWIGDSWAILFSHPKDFTPVCTTEFGAVAQLADEWAKRGTKVIGVSVDGVEQHKGWKGDIASVAGTEASFPIVADIDLAVSKAFDMLPAEAYLPDGRTPADTATVRSVFIISPDKKLQLTMTYPMSVGRNFAEVLRALDGLQRTWGQPLATPANWQTGQDVIVALSLDDAAAEAKYGALEKKLPYLRFAKDPE; encoded by the coding sequence ATGGGCCTGCGCATCAACGACACCGTCCCGAATTTCACCGCCGAGACCGACCAGGGCACGATCACCTTCCACGACTGGATCGGTGACAGCTGGGCGATCCTGTTCTCGCATCCCAAGGATTTCACGCCGGTCTGCACCACCGAATTCGGCGCCGTGGCGCAGTTGGCCGATGAATGGGCCAAGCGCGGTACCAAGGTGATCGGCGTATCGGTCGACGGGGTCGAGCAACACAAGGGCTGGAAGGGCGACATCGCGTCCGTTGCGGGCACCGAGGCCAGTTTCCCGATCGTCGCCGATATCGACCTGGCCGTGTCGAAGGCCTTCGACATGCTTCCGGCCGAAGCCTACCTGCCCGACGGCCGCACCCCGGCCGACACGGCGACGGTGCGGTCGGTCTTCATCATCTCGCCCGACAAGAAGCTGCAGTTGACCATGACCTACCCGATGTCGGTGGGCCGGAACTTTGCCGAGGTGCTGCGGGCGCTCGACGGGCTGCAGCGGACGTGGGGGCAGCCGCTGGCGACGCCGGCCAACTGGCAGACCGGGCAGGATGTCATTGTCGCCCTGTCGCTGGACGATGCGGCGGCCGAGGCCAAGTACGGCGCATTGGAAAAGAAGCTGCCGTACCTGCGGTTCGCCAAGGATCCCGAGTGA
- a CDS encoding hypothetical protein (putative conserved protein) — protein MIPILSARKRFDDLTEQEILALAISSEEDDARIYRTYAERLRPEFPHSAAIFDTMATEEDGHRQRLIARHKARFGDTIPLIRREHVAGYYNRRPVWLVENLSIERIREEAVMMERDAHRFYLNAASRARDADTRKLLGDLAAAEAGHEAIALRAEEMNVGAKDAEDEALVAHRQFVLTWVQPGLAGLMDGSVSTLAPIFATAFATQNSHTTFLVGLAASVGAGISMGFTEAASDDGVLSGRGSPLKRGVASGVMTTLGGLGHALPYLITDFWTATIIAISVVFCELWAIAWIQNRFMQTPFWRASLQVVVGGALVFAAGALIGGG, from the coding sequence ATGATCCCCATCCTCTCTGCCCGCAAGCGGTTCGACGACCTGACCGAACAGGAAATCCTCGCCCTCGCCATTTCGTCCGAAGAGGACGACGCGCGCATCTACCGGACCTACGCCGAACGCCTGCGCCCCGAATTCCCCCATTCGGCGGCGATCTTCGACACCATGGCCACCGAGGAAGACGGCCACCGCCAACGCCTGATCGCCCGCCACAAGGCGCGCTTCGGCGACACGATCCCGCTGATCCGGCGCGAACACGTGGCGGGCTACTACAACCGCCGCCCCGTCTGGCTGGTCGAGAACCTCTCGATCGAACGGATCCGCGAAGAGGCGGTGATGATGGAACGCGACGCTCATCGATTCTACCTCAACGCCGCCAGCCGGGCCCGCGACGCGGACACGCGCAAGCTGCTGGGCGACCTGGCGGCGGCCGAGGCCGGGCACGAGGCCATCGCGCTCAGGGCCGAGGAAATGAACGTCGGCGCCAAGGATGCCGAGGACGAGGCCCTGGTCGCCCACCGGCAATTTGTGCTGACCTGGGTGCAACCGGGGCTGGCGGGCCTGATGGACGGCTCGGTCTCGACGCTCGCCCCGATCTTCGCCACCGCCTTCGCCACCCAGAACAGCCACACCACCTTCCTCGTCGGCCTCGCCGCATCGGTGGGCGCGGGCATCTCCATGGGCTTCACCGAGGCCGCCTCGGACGACGGCGTCCTCTCGGGCCGCGGATCGCCGTTGAAACGGGGGGTGGCGTCGGGCGTGATGACGACGCTCGGCGGGCTGGGCCACGCCCTGCCCTACCTGATCACCGATTTCTGGACCGCCACGATCATCGCGATCTCGGTGGTGTTCTGCGAACTCTGGGCCATCGCCTGGATTCAGAACCGCTTCATGCAGACGCCATTCTGGCGGGCATCGCTTCAGGTCGTGGTGGGCGGCGCACTTGTCTTTGCAGCCGGCGCGCTCATCGGCGGAGGCTGA
- the crp_1 gene encoding cAMP regulatory protein, with protein sequence MVTAADSWIDRFEGLARLPDAIKQDLIAGSQVVEVPAGTQIFAPGQSADNLLLLLDGTVRVQQKSDTGREVFLYRVHAGESCVLTTACMLAFEDYSADGIAETDVRAVAIPRATFDDLAGRSPIFREFIFKAYSRRITDLFTLIDDIVFQRMDVRLAARLLELADDTDTVHATHQVLASELGTAREVVSRTLSEFHRRGWVEQERGKVHLVGRPGLERLARSAGER encoded by the coding sequence ATGGTGACAGCAGCGGACAGCTGGATCGACCGCTTCGAGGGGCTCGCGCGGCTGCCCGACGCCATCAAGCAGGACCTGATCGCCGGCAGCCAGGTGGTCGAGGTGCCCGCCGGCACCCAGATCTTCGCGCCGGGCCAGTCCGCCGACAACCTGCTGCTGCTTCTGGACGGCACCGTGCGCGTCCAGCAGAAATCCGACACCGGGCGCGAGGTCTTCCTGTACCGCGTCCACGCCGGCGAAAGCTGCGTGCTGACGACGGCCTGCATGCTGGCGTTCGAGGATTATTCAGCCGACGGCATCGCCGAAACCGACGTGCGCGCCGTGGCCATCCCCCGCGCCACCTTCGACGACCTGGCGGGCCGCTCGCCGATCTTCCGCGAATTCATCTTCAAGGCCTATTCCCGCCGGATCACCGACCTGTTCACGCTGATTGACGACATCGTCTTCCAGCGCATGGACGTGCGCCTGGCCGCCCGGCTGCTGGAACTGGCCGACGACACCGACACCGTGCATGCCACCCACCAGGTGCTGGCCAGCGAACTGGGCACCGCGCGCGAGGTCGTCTCGCGCACCCTGTCCGAATTCCACCGCCGCGGCTGGGTCGAACAGGAACGCGGCAAGGTCCACCTGGTCGGCCGGCCGGGCCTCGAACGCCTGGCACGCTCTGCCGGCGAACGCTGA
- the bfr_1 gene encoding Bacterioferritin has protein sequence MPNDKTIEYLNKALKMELTAAHQYQLHAHVLEDWGLVGLAAKMREEMAEELGHSDAFLARLVFLKGDPDMAFENPPKKAESLAGMFKSDLTDEEDALTFYTKAAAHAGEVGDIGTRKLFETIALDEEGHKAWLELQLDLIDRLGEPLYTTRFLGDDSED, from the coding sequence ATGCCCAACGACAAGACGATCGAATACCTCAACAAGGCCCTCAAGATGGAACTGACGGCCGCGCACCAGTACCAGCTGCACGCCCATGTGCTGGAAGACTGGGGGCTGGTCGGCCTCGCCGCCAAGATGCGCGAGGAAATGGCCGAAGAGCTGGGCCATTCCGACGCCTTCCTCGCCCGGCTGGTATTCCTCAAGGGCGACCCCGACATGGCCTTTGAAAACCCGCCGAAAAAGGCCGAATCCCTTGCCGGCATGTTCAAGTCGGACCTGACGGACGAAGAAGACGCGCTGACCTTCTACACCAAGGCCGCGGCCCATGCCGGCGAGGTCGGCGATATCGGCACGCGCAAGCTGTTCGAAACCATCGCCCTGGACGAGGAAGGCCACAAGGCCTGGCTGGAACTGCAGCTGGACCTGATCGACCGGCTGGGCGAACCGCTTTACACCACCCGCTTCCTTGGCGACGATTCCGAAGACTGA
- a CDS encoding cyd operon protein YbgT, translating to MWYFAWILGLPLAAFFAVLNAMYLEMQNDRRMADEADNE from the coding sequence ATGTGGTATTTCGCATGGATCCTCGGCCTTCCACTGGCCGCCTTCTTCGCCGTTCTGAACGCCATGTACCTGGAAATGCAGAACGACCGCAGGATGGCCGACGAGGCCGATAACGAGTGA
- the cydB_1 gene encoding Cytochrome d ubiquinol oxidase subunit 2 produces the protein MILYQLIDYDVLRVIWWLLLGILLIGFAMTDGFDLGVGALLPFVGKTDVERRVVINTIGPVWEGNQVWFILGGGAIFAAWPPLYAVSFSGFYLAMFLVLAALILRPVGFKYRSKRDSATWRSRWDWALFVGGAVPALVFGVAVGNVLRGVPFELTPELIPLYPGSALGKLFGLLNPFALLCGVVSLSMLLTHGAAWLSLKTEGVIAERARAIGQKAGLVTMATYALAGLCLAFLVTGFSVVGDVPANGPSNPHFVEVARGGTWLAAYAARPWIIVAPLLGFLGMFMTVRGLKSGKEVSTLLWSKLGIFGAISSVGLTIFPFLLPSTLDPASSLTVWNASSSHQTLFIMLVATVIFLPIILAYTAWVYSVLWGKVTETDVTENSHSVY, from the coding sequence ATGATCCTTTATCAACTCATCGACTATGACGTTCTGCGGGTCATCTGGTGGCTCCTGCTGGGCATTCTGCTGATCGGCTTCGCCATGACCGACGGTTTCGACCTGGGGGTCGGCGCGCTGCTGCCCTTCGTGGGCAAGACCGACGTGGAACGCCGCGTGGTGATCAACACCATCGGCCCGGTCTGGGAAGGCAACCAGGTGTGGTTCATCCTGGGCGGCGGCGCCATCTTCGCCGCCTGGCCGCCGCTCTACGCGGTCAGCTTCTCGGGCTTCTACCTGGCGATGTTCCTGGTGCTGGCCGCGCTGATCCTGCGGCCCGTGGGGTTCAAGTACCGGTCCAAGCGCGACAGTGCCACCTGGCGCAGCCGCTGGGACTGGGCCCTGTTCGTCGGCGGCGCGGTGCCCGCGCTGGTCTTTGGCGTGGCGGTCGGCAACGTCCTGCGCGGCGTGCCCTTCGAACTGACGCCGGAACTGATCCCGCTGTACCCCGGGTCCGCGCTTGGCAAGCTGTTCGGCCTGCTCAACCCCTTCGCGCTGCTGTGCGGGGTGGTGTCGCTGTCCATGCTGCTGACCCACGGCGCGGCCTGGCTGTCGCTGAAGACCGAAGGCGTGATCGCCGAACGCGCCCGCGCCATCGGGCAGAAGGCCGGGCTGGTCACCATGGCCACCTATGCGCTGGCCGGTCTTTGCCTGGCCTTCCTGGTCACCGGTTTCTCGGTGGTGGGCGATGTCCCGGCCAACGGTCCGTCGAACCCGCATTTCGTCGAGGTCGCGCGCGGCGGCACCTGGCTTGCGGCCTATGCCGCCCGGCCCTGGATCATCGTCGCGCCGCTGCTGGGGTTCCTGGGCATGTTCATGACCGTGCGCGGCCTGAAATCGGGCAAGGAAGTCTCGACCCTGCTGTGGTCCAAGCTCGGCATCTTCGGGGCGATCTCCTCGGTGGGGCTGACGATCTTCCCGTTCCTGCTGCCCTCCACGCTTGACCCGGCCAGCTCGCTGACGGTGTGGAACGCCTCGTCCTCGCACCAGACGCTGTTCATCATGCTGGTGGCGACGGTGATCTTCCTGCCGATCATCCTGGCCTACACGGCCTGGGTCTATTCCGTGCTGTGGGGCAAGGTGACCGAAACCGACGTCACCGAAAACTCGCACAGCGTCTACTAA